GCTTTCCAGCTGGAACTTCCTCAATACTAAACTTGATGTAGGCAAGACTATGGTAAAATTTTGCCTAGACAGATGcaattttaggagaaaaagaaagcaactgAACATATGATCTTACCAAGGGAAGActcaaaaaatatattcttgaaTATTGGTAGTGCAAGGAGCTCCACCTAGAAGAGGTTCAAAAATACAGATGTGTGCACTCTTTCTAAGTGACTACATAATTGTAACATCTCTTTTaccatctttttccttttccttcctagTTGATGTTATTGTTATCTGTTGCATAGTTGGGATGATGATTCAGATGATAGAATTATGctggaaaatatatatatatatatatatatatatatatatatatggaacACAGGcccaaaaatgaaaattcttctgGGTAAACAATCTAGAGTTTAGggcttttctgcatttattctgTCAAGCACTAGAGTGTTATGTCTAAGAATAGAAGTTTTGTATTTGAACTACTGTTTTCAGGCTGAACCTCAAAACAAATTGTGCTTTAGTTCAAGGTTTGAACTTactgttgaaaagaaaatcaacagtGCAATTTTCTTTATCATGAGCAACTACATCTACCTATGGCTTCGAGTGTATTATAAGAAGGTTAACAGAGTCTAAAATAACTGGAGTTTTCCACTGTAGTTTTGTCCTCATTTGCTCCAGTAATCATTCAAGCTTAGCAATATTGGTTGAATTCAGATACAGGTCAACCGTATTTTGATGAAGTTCAAGGAAATGGGTGCAGATGATTAAGcaatatcattaaaaaaaaaaatgatagagaaaataaatatggtGCCTCTCCTGATCAATGGGTTCATATTTTGCCTCTCATCTGATTCAGTACCAGGTTTCTATCTATGGagtaaagtatttttctgaatattctAGCCTAGATGGTAAGTAATTTGCCTTATCAAAGAGTCCTTTGTTAAGAAATATCTTCTGTGATGTTAGATACATATGTCACCTCTCTgcaaataaacagataaaatcagtatttttgaCTGATCACCCTGTATAAagtcattttcatttgtttataaTGTATCTGCAGCACGGCAATAAAAGTGGAGTTAAAAATTGCTAGATTTGTGAGTAATTATTACATTAGTAAAAcgtaataaaaaatgtaaagtgtcataaaaaaattacattacattGCATTAATAGTAATGGGACATGAGACAAGCTCATAAGAATCAGACCAAACATTACTGTGAAGCCATCCATACAGAACTGATTGTTTTGAAGTGACCAGGACCTTGGCTGCTCTGATCGGGACACTGTAAAAGGCCTGACTGATAGAAAATGTTCAGAGCttaactgtggaaaaaaatacttttcttctatttatttcaaTGCAGACTTGAATCAACTAAAATCACAAATCATTGAAACAGGCTgggatttctcttttctttttgtgataAACATTATGATAGACTCTGAAAGCTGGAGAAGGCAGGATAATAGCAGTAGACTGTACCAATCTACTGTTTCACACTGAACAGCTTCTTGCTGCTTGAGTAGTCTCCTTGAAATGTGTATTGAATGTCTGGGGGCAGGCAAAGAAAAGGAGGCAGAAGTTGGCTTTAAGAAACTCCTGTAGGATGCATCCACTGTAATTCTGTTCTAGACTCCTGGCACCTTCTGGAGAGGCTCCATCATATCTGATCACTGGTGGAGTACAGAGCATATAATGAAGTCATACTTGATTGTTGCTTATTAAAACAGCTGTCTAAGGTCATAAATACAACTCGCTGTTTTCATCACCAGGAGCACTCCCTTAAGTGTGAAGGTGATGATTAACATTGTATCTCTAGTTCTGCTTTCATCTTCAACCTTGTGGCAGATGCTTGTCTCTGGGGCTGTTTAAAAGCCATCAGAAAATGTCTTAATCACTGGTGACCTCTGCAAGAACTTTGGTGGCTTCTACATCGATCTGACATACGGAATGCTCCTCAGGCAAACATGAAGACAGGCTTTTTTTATTGATTGGCCAAATTGTCTAGCCTTCCTGTTTTGTCTCCTTGATGGCAATTAAGAGAGAAATCCATTGAGGGAGTGGTGGCAGTGAACCTTCCCCTCTGATACAAATAACCTTAATCGGGTTTCTTAGTTAATTTGTGAAATTGTTCTGCATCGACTTTGCTTTGAAGCAGGATTTCATCCTATGGCCCCATCAGTAATACATACACATCTCCCTTTTCGGAAGCAGGCTTTTTCCAACCATAATatcttttgtttcttatttacAATCCTAATCCTATCATTGATTTCAGTAATCCTTCCTGCACCATGAGCTATAATTTTCTTGAAGGAGAACctgggtgggttttgttttgttttctttttaccaagataattaatattaaaacaaagaataacAATCTAGGACCTTTGAGGGACAGGGAAGGCCAAGTCTCAATGTGGTTTTAGCATCCAGATAGTAAAGAAGCCACAATGTTCCCCAGCCTGAAACTAAGACTGAATCAAAGATCATTTTTGTGACTTAACTGAACTTGGGGAATTAGCTTTTTGCAATCTAAAATATGATTGTGCGGGTTAGGGTAGTGATTGTTTATtccagaaaacagcatttgcaTGTTTCCTTACTAATGTGACTCCTTTTGTGTCTGAACAATGGAAAAACTATACTTGGCTAATGAGAAATGAAGCATTTCCTCACCTCTTCCTCAGTAATCACTTACCTAACCCCTGATcccaaataaatgcattaatcCTTTACCTCCATCTTCTGCATCTCTGTTTTATATTGTCTCATGGAAAGCCAGAACTTGCTTGTCCTTCTTAATGTGAAATTTTAGCCTTGGAACCATTTAGATAAATAATTAGGATTGTTCATAGCTTATGTCAATATGACTTCACTGCAACTCTGAGATGAAGGGCAAAATAActtggctggggcagaggggatgCCCTGGCCTTGGGGCACTAGCACAGGCTGGACCTGGGGCTGAACACCTTCCAGATCTGGCTGCTCTTCCCCTTCTTATCCACAAGCATTCAGTTTTGTGTGTTGATGATTCACTCCCTTACCGTGTATGAGTTAAATTcaaaaattttgtctttaaaataatcctTGAGAGTTGGTAAATGGACGTGCCAGGGAAGCTCTGTGTGAGCAGAAGTATGATTTAGCATCTGTTCTCCTTGTTAGAAAGTGCCCTGTCGTACTTGGGGTGCCAGGAGGATTTTGGCAGGGGGGAAAGGTTTGACTCACCCAGGTGCCATCCCTGTCAGCACTGTGGATTTACAAATCTGGCATCCTCCTTTTCCATCTCCAAATCACAGCACAGAGTAAAACGCAGTGATACGAAAGGTTAGTCTTCATTCGGCAAAGCAATTGCCAAATTAAATGATGACAGATGGAAAAACTAAAGGCCACGGTGTCAGGGGTCTGTCCATAGCCCTGGGCTTTAGGAAGAGGTAAATACACAGATctcagctggtgctgcaggaggtaCGTGTCCGGTGCAAAGCCAGCGGCTCGGACTGTGCCGAATCGATACCTGCTATCGAAGGGAGCAGCGCACAGCGTTAGGGCCAACCCAGTGTTATTAGAAAATGATATATGGCACATTAGGATGGATAATTCATGTCGCCTTCATCGGCTCAGACCGTCGCGAAAATCCATAAATCATTTTCTCGTTCATGTACCGCCTAAGTGCGATTTGTCACTCGGCATTAGCGGGAGGGTGGCCGCGGATCCCTGCCGCTTCCCAGGCACTGCTCAGAGACCCAAAATGGATTCCCGGCTGGAATCGCGGGGGCAGACCGGATCCCCGGGCTGCCGGCCCCCGTGGCAGCCAGGAAGGCGGGAGGCGGCTCCCCCCGCGCCTATACACGTGTATGGATATAAATATGTGTATGTTCCCGCGTGGCTGCTGCCCCCCGGATCACGCCGTCTCTGCGGAAGCCTCGAGTGGGTGTCGCGCCTCGAGCGCGCGTGGGGAGAGCCTCGAGCCCGGGAATGTGTGTCCCCCGCTACCTCCGGCCCGCACAGCCGGGCACGGACACGGACACGGCCGGGCTCGGTCTCCCGGGTTTCTCTCGCTCGCCCCGGGCCGCCCGCCTTCCTCGAAGGCAGGAAAAGCGGCCGCTCCGGGGGCTCCGGCGGCGGGGAGAGAAGGGCTAGAGCCGGGCTGCCCTGGGTCGCGTTCAGTGCCGGGAAGCGGGCGCTTCCCTATGGGCATCCGCCAGTCCCTCAGGCAGGAGAGGCACGATCTCCGCTGTCCGCGCCTGCAGCCGGCAGCAGCGGACGGGCAGGTGAGCGGCGGcgtttcttcatggaaagagaAGCCGCGAGGTCCCCGTCCGCATCCAACGGGCAGCGGGAGCAGACGTGAcgaaatttttcaatttttctggaaaacaccCGCCGGAATCGCCCCGCCGACTGAGCCCCGCGCTGCCACGCAGCCCAGGGGTGGGCTAGGGATCCACCCTGAAGGGGAGAACAGGATGCAGTTCGGGGGAGAGGGGGCATctccccgcccgccgcgccgGCTGCCGCTTCCCCGCGCCCCCCTCCCGCGGCGAGGCAGTGCCGGCTGCCGCAGCCGCACCGCCGGCCACGGGAGCGCAGGGCTGGGCGGGgaggggcggcggggcgggcggcgcggggccgggagcgggcgCGGGTCCCGGCGCGGTGCGGGCGCGgggcggaggcggcggcgctGGCGGGCGCAGTGCGGCGCTGGCGGCGCTGGGGGGCGCCCGCCGCCCGCCACAGCGGCCGCGCCGGGGgaggggcggggcgggggcgcgCCCGCGGCTCCGGGCGCTGGAGCCCGCCGGGGGGGCCCGGCTTTGGACACCGCGCAGTGGTTGGGATTGCAAGGGACCTTGAAGGCAGTCTGgttccagcccctccagccgtgagcaggaacatcttccactagaccgCGTTGCTgcaagccccgtccagcctggccttgaacgcttccaagggatggggcatccacagcttctctgggaaacctgtgccagggcctcgACATCCCAATGTGGGTTCCTGCGTTTCCGCAGGAAAAAGGCACCTGTAGTTCACTGAGATGTGTGGACGGAGCCGCTGCTGGCTGATGGATCAGAGATGGGCttagagcaggagctgcacgtccctgctttgtgctgctctcccagAACAGTAACATTTCGGGAGGGAAACCCCCCACaagaattataaatattttattcttttactttattcattTGGTAGCCTTACGGATATGCATCTCCCAGCGAGCACCGCCAGCCGGTACCGGAGCGCTCCCCTTCTATTCCTCCGGCTCCCCGTGACAGACACCCCCCACCCCAGGGATTTACGCCCCACCGCCCTGAGTACCCAGTGACAGACAGTGTTCCTCGTTTTCCCCCTTCCACCGTGCCTGACGGTCTCCTGTTACACTAGTGGAAATTCCAGAATGGAAATAGGAAAATACCGGCGCAGGCAATCGTGATACTTCCAATTGGCCGGAGCTGCAAACACTGCACGGACGATTGATGGAAAGTTGCACTCTCTCCGCTGTGGAACACACCAAGGGGcggggaagggaaaaggaacaaCAATAATAATCCCAAGTTTCCCTTTGTTTACGCTTGTTTCTAAAAGCTTTACTGGAAAGGAAAGTTGGCGGCGGCTGGGTGGAAACTCCCTCTCCAAGGAGCGGGGCTTGTTGACGTTAACCCGGGTGCGTGTGTGCGCGAGCCCGCCGGGAAACGAGCGGCGATCTCCCGATCCCGCGGTCCCGGAGGGCGAACCATCGCCCCGCGAGAGGACCAAGGCAGGGACTGAGGGGACGAGGCAGGGGACGAGGCAGGGGACGAGGCAGGGGACGAGGCAGGGGACGAGGCAGGGGACGAGGCAGGGATCCCCGGGCGCTCCGCGGGAACAGAGAGCTGAGGCGGCCGGCGCGCGCTTCTGCCCGCGCAGCCCGCGCGCGGCTCGGCTGGGCTCGGCTGTGACGCAGCGCACTCGACGCGCGACGCGGCCAATGGGACACCGCCCCCGGGGGCGGTGCTGGGCGCCCATTGGTTGGCAGGAGCCGGGCGCTGCGCAAAAACAGCGCAGCCGAGCGCTGCCCGCTCAGAAACTGCTGGCAGAGATCAGAGGAGCCGGGAGCGGAGCCGGGACgggagcccagcagcagcagcagcagcagcggcggcggcggcggcagcagcacacacagacacaggggCTAGACGCGAAAGcagcaagagaggaaaaatatccCCACCTCGATCGGCACCGCCGTAAAAGCAgagtgatgatgatgatgagcaTACTCGTAGcaataagagaagaaaatgaaagacctttaacagaagagagaaaaatatgaaatccttaatttaaaaaagaaaaaaaaaaaaaaaaaaaaggaaatcccAGGGACATCAGGGAATGAAAGTTTTGGGTAGCtaagctgctctctgccttttttttttttttccttatacaTATGAAATCTTTTTGcgggtaatttttttttaattttttaattttttttttaatttcgcggttttctgccttttccttgcATCCAAAGAGGGCATGTCCACCGGCTGTTCCAGCAGCATCAACCCTCCAACTCCCACCAGGAAGACAAACCGAGGACAAtcttgaaatacaaaaatttcCTCCTTGGAAttcgctgctgctgctgtctccgCCGCCACTGCTGCTGCCGCGGTGCAGTGCCAAGACTCTCGGAATAAATAAAAGAGGGCTACTGTGTGTCTCTAGCTACAGCCGGCTAATAGCTATTTTAGTTGGCCATATATTTCGAAGATCACAGATGAAGTGGGGACGCCTGTCTTCTTCATTTGGTCAGCGTGTGAAACAATAATACCCATAGCAAAAAGGAGGGagatgggggagaaaaaaagccctaaCATGAATCAGAAGAAATAGTATCTAGCACCCCCCCAGCGCCCCAAACCAGCCTCtccccccctcctcccccgATCCCTCTCTCTCCACACGCTTGCAGGCGCGGACGCGCGCGCGCGCGCACACAGacgcgcacacacacacacacacacacgcgcgcacacacacacacacacgcgcacacacacacacacacacacacacacacactgtagTGTGTATTTGAGGAGGAGGTGGCGGTGGCTTTTGGAAGAGGAGGTAGCGGTGGTGCCGGGGAGGGGGGAATCTCTTTCCCCGTCTGGAGATGGTTGTGCTATTCCTGTTTGCCTTGCTCTGGATGGTGGAGGGGGCTTTTTGCCAGCTCCATTACACGgtgcaggaagagcaggagcatGGAACCTTCGTGGGGAATATCGCCGAGGACCTGGGCTTGGACATTACAAAACTTTCGGCTCGGCGCTTCCAGACGGCGCCCAACTCCCGCAGCCCTTACCTGGAGCTTAACCTAGAAACCGGGGTACTCTACGTGAACGAGAAGATCGACCGGGAGCAGATCTGTAAGCAGagcccctcctgcctgctgcacctGGAGGTCTTCCTGGAGAACCCCCTCGAGCTGTTCCGGGTGGAGATCGAGGTGCTGGACATCAACGACAACCCGCCCTCCTTCCCGGAGCCCGACCTCACTGTGGAGATCTCGGAGAGCGCCACGCCGGGCACCCGCTTCCCGCTGGAGAGCGCCTTCGACCCCGACGTGGGCACCAACTCCCTGCGCACCTACGAGATCACCCCCAACAGCTACTTCTCCCTCGACGTGCAGACGCAGGGGGACGGGAACCGCTTCGCCGAGCTGGTGCTGGACCAGCCGCTGGACCGGGAGCAGCAGGCGGTGCACCGCTACGTGCTGACGGCGGTGGACGGcgggcagccccagcagcgcACCGGCACCGCCCTGCTCACCGTCAGGGTGCTGGACTCCAACGACAACGTCCCCGCCTTCGAGCAGCCCGTCTACACCGTGTCGCTGCCGGAGAACTCGCCGCCGGGcaccctggtgctgcagctcaaCGCCACGGACCCCGACGAGGGGCAGAACGGCGAGATCATCTACTCCTTCAGCAGCCACATCTCGGCCCGCGCCCGGGAGCTCTTCGGCATCGCGCCACGCACCGGGCGCCTAGAGGTGAGCGGGGAGCTGGACTACGAGGAGAGCAGCGTGTACCAGGTGTACGTCCAAGCCAAGGACCTGGGGCCCAACGCCGTGCCCGCCCACTGCAAAGTGCTGGTGCGGGTGCTGGACGCCAACGACAACGCGCCCGAGATCAGCTTCTCCACCGTCAAGGAGGCGGTGAGCGAGGCGGCGGCGCCGGGCACCGTGGTGGCCCTTTTCAGCGTCTCGGACCGCGACTCGGAGGAGAACGGGCAGGTGCAGTGCGAGCTGCTGCAGGGCGACGCGCCCTTCCGCCTCAAGAGCTCCTTCAAGAACTACTACACCATCGTCACCGAGGGGCCGCTGGACCGCGAGCAGCCGGGCGGCGACGCCTACACTCTCACCGTGGTGGCCCGGGACCACGGCGAGCCGCCTCTCAGCACCAGCAAGTCCATCCAGGTGCGGGTGAGCGACGTGAACGACAACGCGCCGCGCTTCAGCCAGCCCGTGTACCAGGTGTACGTGAGCGAGAACAACGTGCCCGGCGCCTACATCTACGCCGTCAGCGCCACCGACCGCGACCAGGGCGCCAACGCCCGCCTCGCCTACTCCATCCTGGAGAGCCAGATCCAGGGCATGTCCGTCTTCACCTATGTCTCCATCAACTCCGAGAACGGGTTTCTCTACGCCCTCCGCTCCTTCGACTACGAGCAGCTCAAAGAGTTCAGCTTCCAGGTAGAGGCCCGCGACGCGGGCGAGGAGCCGCAGCCGCTGGCCGGCAACGCCACCGTCCACATCATCGTGGTGGACCAGAACGACAACGCCCCCGCCATCGTCAGCCCCCTGCCCGGCCGCAACGGCACCCCGGCGCGGGAGGCGCTGCCCCGCGGCGCCGAGCCGGGATACCTGGTGAGCCGGGTGGCGGCGGTGGACGCCGACGACGGGGAGAACGCCCGCCTCACCTACAGCATCGCGCGGGGCAACGAGGCCGGGCTGTTCCGCATGGACTGGCGCTCCGGGGAGCTGCGGACGGCCCGCAGAGTGCCGGCCAAGCGCGACCCGCAGCGCCCCTACGAGCTGGTCATCGAGGTGCGCGACCACGGGCAGCCGCCGCTCTCCTCCACCGCCGCCGTCCAGGTGGTGCTGGTGGACGGCGCGGGCGAGCGCTCCGGCGGCGGAGGCGGCCCGGCCGCGGGCACGGgcgcggggggcggcggcggcggctcaGGCGAGCATCGCCCCAGCCGCTCCGGGGGGGATAACTCGCTTGACCtcaccctcatcctcatcatcgCCTTGGGCTCCGTCTCCTTCATCTTTCTGCTAGCCATGATCGTCCTGGCAGTGCGCTGCCAAAAGGAGAAGAAGCTCAATATCTACACCTGCCTGGCCAGCGactgctgcctgggctgctgctgctgctgcccctgctgcagccGGCAGGCGCGGGCCCGCAAGAAGAAGCTCAGCAAGTCGGACATCATGCTGGTGCAGAGCTCCAACGTGCCGAGCAACCCGGCGCAGGTGCCGGTGGAGGAGTCCGGCAGCTTCGGCTCCCACCACCACAACCAGAACTACTGCTACCAAGTCTGCCTCACCCCCGAGTCCGCCAAGACCGACCTGATGTTCCTCAAGCCCTGTAGCCCCTCTCGCAGCACCGACGCCGAGCACAACCCCTGCGGGGCCATCGTCACCGGCTACGCCGACCAGCAGCCCGACATCATCTCCAATGGCAGCATTTTGTCCAGCGAGGTAAGGCCCGGCACCCCCCGGCATGCCACACCTCCCCGCAGTCTTCTTTCCCAAGTCATCCCCAAACAGCCTTCCCGAAGCTCCCGCTCCTCCTCTCCCGTCCGAAAAGTCCAATTCCCAATCctgcttctttcctctttaaTCCGTCCGCTGGCTCCCCCCTCTTTGCTATCTCCTCTTTGGGAAGCTTTAGCAACAGGCGGGGGTCTCAGGGGAGATTGCGGgctatacacacacacacacacacacacacacgcacagacacacgcacacacacacacacgtacaTCGCTGGCTCCCTCCCGCTCGGGCTCAGCAGCTGTTGCAGCCAAGCGTGCTCCCCCTGAGTCCCATCCCCCTCCCGGTGCCTCTGAAGGAATCTGGCCCCGGCTGGACAGCATCGGGGCACAGAGATCCCTCGAGGCAGCGGTAGCTGTCAGTGGATCGCCTGTAGGTTGAGAGATGGGGTGGGGGTTACTGTTCTTTGCAGAATCTCTCCACTTGACAAGACTGAAGTGACGTGGGGTGTAGTCACAGGATGTTCTGAAGCAACACTTCAAACCCGtgtctttttccttcctgaaatcTTTGCATGTGCAAGTAAGGCTTTGGGGGAAACCCCCTTTGGGACTGTGACAACTGCTGTAGTTAGCAGGAGGTTTAATTAATTTGTGAATTAGGGTTTAATGATTGCCTTTTCTTCACTCTGTCTTCACTGCTCTTTATAACCACAAAgtttgcaaagaaaagcagcaagaaagaGTTTCTGTAAAATTATGTGCTGAGAATTAATGTCCCCTGCAATCTTGCCTATGTTGTGTTACCTGCTGTGTAGAGAATTTTTATCAAAGCATATACCATGCCATGTTACTCCCCCATTAATCGTTTTGTGCTGGGTTAGCTCATATATATTGTCAGCACCTCTCTGCCTGTGTTCTAGTAAAAACCTCACACTGTCTCTTAACATACTGAAACCTGACTGTTGTCCAGTCTGACAAAAGTAGTTTGAATGATGTGTTCCAAGGCATTAAGTTTTGCAGTGAAATTTCTAACACTGATTTGTAATACTGACCTTGCCTCAAAATGTCTGTAAAACTCTTggcttctgctgcctttttgaTATCTTGAGGGTatctcagtgtatttttttttttcccctcatggtACAATACCAGTACCAGCGAAGTAGTCCACAATTCTAGAAATAGTTATGCTAATTTTTTTGTGGGAGTCCTTGTGATGCTCAACAGTGTGCGCTGTGAGAAAACGTCAGAGTCTTGTCTcaaaaaactccagaaaaaatcCCTCGTGCCTTCCCATCTGTGTGACTAAGagctgttttttctcccttaaattCTGCAAACAGATCTTGCAGGCCTACTTGCAGCTAAGCATTACCATTTATAGTGAATATGGTGAGCTGCTCCCTTGtatattttctgctgctggttaCAGAAATATCAGAAGTTAAAACATCTcccaatattttcttttctcctagACAAAACATCAGCGTGCTGAGCTCAGTTATCTAGTTGACAGACCCCGACGTGTAAACAGGTAGGAGCTCCGTAGCCTTGGTTTCCTCATGCATGCTTTAGCAAGTCTGAATGGGTGCAGAAATGTGTTTACTGCAGATGTAACAGAGTAGTAAAGCAGTGGGAAGTCAAATAGTATGTAGATGCACTAAATAAATTTGGCTTGAATTTGGCTTTGAATGATGGCTTTTTTAAACTAGTTTCAAAACTAGAGAACAAAAATCTCGGTTTGTATTAGTCTGAAACGTGCTTCAAATACTTAAGAACATGCTTCTGTAGGGTCtcccagaaaacattttcttactGAGCTGAAGCTCAGCTAACCAGCTTAAGTAAATGCTGCCAAATTACTTTTACCGCTACATGAAACCCAGGAGGAGTAATAACCCTTGCTGTCCCTTCCAGCCAGGCTCCCGAGGTCTGGAAATTCCTcgttttggttttggtgggcAGGGCACACTCCgtgcagcaggcaggagtggGGGAAAATGCAGCACCGTGTTTGGCCATGTGATGGCGGAAGAATGTTTTATGAGTTCCTCTTTCATGTTTATTCTAATGTAAAGATGTTTCTGTGTCTAGTTCTGCATTCCAGGAAGCAGACATAGTAAGCTCTAAGGACAGTGGTCATGGAGACAGTGAGCAAGGAGACAGTGATCATGATGCCACTAATCGAGGTCAATCCTCTGGTAAGTCTGATAAGAGAATGGAAATATTGGATCTTTAAGTAAGGAGACTAGAAAGAACAGTTACTTATAGGAAGATAAT
This sequence is a window from Parus major isolate Abel unplaced genomic scaffold, Parus_major1.1 Scaffold101, whole genome shotgun sequence. Protein-coding genes within it:
- the PCDH10 gene encoding protocadherin-10 isoform X4, with product MVVLFLFALLWMVEGAFCQLHYTVQEEQEHGTFVGNIAEDLGLDITKLSARRFQTAPNSRSPYLELNLETGVLYVNEKIDREQICKQSPSCLLHLEVFLENPLELFRVEIEVLDINDNPPSFPEPDLTVEISESATPGTRFPLESAFDPDVGTNSLRTYEITPNSYFSLDVQTQGDGNRFAELVLDQPLDREQQAVHRYVLTAVDGGQPQQRTGTALLTVRVLDSNDNVPAFEQPVYTVSLPENSPPGTLVLQLNATDPDEGQNGEIIYSFSSHISARARELFGIAPRTGRLEVSGELDYEESSVYQVYVQAKDLGPNAVPAHCKVLVRVLDANDNAPEISFSTVKEAVSEAAAPGTVVALFSVSDRDSEENGQVQCELLQGDAPFRLKSSFKNYYTIVTEGPLDREQPGGDAYTLTVVARDHGEPPLSTSKSIQVRVSDVNDNAPRFSQPVYQVYVSENNVPGAYIYAVSATDRDQGANARLAYSILESQIQGMSVFTYVSINSENGFLYALRSFDYEQLKEFSFQVEARDAGEEPQPLAGNATVHIIVVDQNDNAPAIVSPLPGRNGTPAREALPRGAEPGYLVSRVAAVDADDGENARLTYSIARGNEAGLFRMDWRSGELRTARRVPAKRDPQRPYELVIEVRDHGQPPLSSTAAVQVVLVDGAGERSGGGGGPAAGTGAGGGGGGSGEHRPSRSGGDNSLDLTLILIIALGSVSFIFLLAMIVLAVRCQKEKKLNIYTCLASDCCLGCCCCCPCCSRQARARKKKLSKSDIMLVQSSNVPSNPAQVPVEESGSFGSHHHNQNYCYQVCLTPESAKTDLMFLKPCSPSRSTDAEHNPCGAIVTGYADQQPDIISNGSILSSETKHQRAELSYLVDRPRRVNSSAFQEADIVSSKDSGHGDSEQGDSDHDATNRGQSSGMDLFSNCTEECKALGHSDRCWMPSFVPSDGRQAADYRSNLHVPGMDSVPDTEVFETPEAQPGAERSFSTFGKEKALHNSLERKEFDGLLSNTRAPYKPPYLTRKRIC